Proteins encoded together in one Anoxybacillus flavithermus window:
- a CDS encoding PIN domain-containing protein codes for MKIVDANIILRYLLNDHDDLSAKAATIIENNKVLLPNEVVVEVVYVLEKVYRVKNDEICDTLLELFKYDNIDVNDIIG; via the coding sequence ATGAAAATCGTTGATGCAAACATTATCCTAAGATATCTGCTTAATGATCATGATGATTTGTCAGCGAAAGCCGCAACGATTATTGAAAATAACAAAGTGTTATTGCCGAATGAGGTAGTAGTTGAGGTCGTTTATGTTCTTGAAAAAGTGTACAGAGTAAAAAATGACGAGATATGCGATACTCTTTTAGAACTGTTTAAATACGATAATATCGACGTAAATGATATCATTGGGTAG
- a CDS encoding putative holin-like toxin, with protein sequence MEGGGSMTAYEALSLIAQFSLVFIGMLTLIVTIVVYINKKK encoded by the coding sequence ATGGAGGGAGGTGGGAGTATGACGGCGTATGAAGCATTGAGTCTTATTGCGCAATTCAGCTTAGTGTTCATCGGAATGCTAACATTGATTGTCACCATCGTCGTCTATATAAACAAAAAGAAATAA
- a CDS encoding stalk domain-containing protein: MVVLFKKMITYVLVAFISFLTMATSAEATNVRTVRIPIISNGKVLQTDTSPIMVNNRILVPFRAIAQSTGANVFWNANTKQVTVQKNKKVIFLTVQSSTATINDQTVTLDAPPIIYKGRTLVPIRFIAEALDANVQWTGKEVRLSWSTLQTSAGAVYVNETKITNNAMTDGVYTYLPLKKLLTAIDVNVDWIETDETMRIRLSRGQMTITAGKKQLVVDDHEIVAPLAPIRLNDEWYVSASWVMTVFGAQMTRNGNNDLYFSIPRTTFRSPLLPITEAPITVPQHVTTPSMADGRRLLISDNPEVLTATTVPLGQATLALDDVQGSFQAMDHRVFGWHVNNLGTRVTVAMIIDNRSANDIIVTNIKGTYRTSPNSWGYYDVGLPLAEAILRQSLATAQAVEVKAGTSAVIQAFDVSNNQLLGFLYDFTVQQESGIANYRIRTVVTSAAANFSTISPTLAPIDSYATHPRGVWKGTTLEATLPTYTIDGEPVAYSISNGKTDHLLSVANALSHPSETVHNPGHYGLTYRLSLPIQNETGEIKTIRLRFSGRGGAYCGAVKINGVVYLIPPLQPITQSAYIDYTVFSNQDVLSLELMHAGGAALPLGVEVSTVK; encoded by the coding sequence GTGGTAGTTTTGTTTAAAAAAATGATTACATATGTACTTGTTGCCTTCATTAGTTTTTTAACTATGGCGACATCCGCCGAGGCGACAAATGTTCGAACGGTACGTATCCCTATCATCTCAAACGGGAAAGTGCTACAAACAGATACTTCACCGATCATGGTGAACAATCGTATTCTTGTGCCATTTCGAGCAATTGCCCAATCAACAGGAGCGAATGTTTTTTGGAATGCAAATACAAAACAAGTGACTGTTCAAAAAAACAAAAAGGTCATTTTTCTTACCGTTCAATCATCGACAGCGACCATCAACGATCAAACCGTTACACTTGATGCCCCGCCGATCATTTACAAAGGACGCACGCTTGTACCGATTCGTTTTATCGCTGAAGCGCTCGATGCGAATGTGCAATGGACAGGAAAAGAGGTGCGCCTCTCTTGGTCAACTCTCCAGACAAGTGCCGGGGCGGTGTACGTAAACGAAACGAAAATAACAAACAACGCCATGACCGATGGAGTATATACATATCTTCCCTTAAAGAAACTACTGACGGCCATTGATGTCAATGTCGACTGGATCGAAACAGATGAGACGATGCGCATTCGCTTATCTCGTGGACAAATGACAATTACGGCAGGAAAAAAACAATTAGTCGTTGATGATCATGAAATCGTCGCACCACTTGCTCCCATTCGACTAAACGATGAATGGTACGTATCGGCTTCATGGGTGATGACTGTTTTTGGTGCACAAATGACTCGCAACGGAAATAACGATTTATATTTCTCTATCCCACGAACAACGTTTCGTAGTCCATTGCTACCGATTACCGAAGCTCCCATTACTGTTCCACAACACGTCACAACGCCAAGCATGGCAGATGGACGGCGTCTATTAATAAGCGACAATCCAGAAGTGTTAACTGCTACTACTGTGCCGCTTGGACAAGCAACATTAGCGCTTGACGACGTACAAGGTTCATTTCAAGCAATGGACCATCGCGTGTTTGGCTGGCACGTCAATAACTTAGGCACGCGCGTCACTGTCGCAATGATTATTGATAATCGTTCAGCAAACGACATAATAGTAACGAATATAAAAGGAACATACCGCACAAGTCCAAATAGCTGGGGGTATTACGATGTCGGGTTGCCACTTGCCGAAGCGATATTGCGCCAATCGCTCGCAACTGCTCAAGCAGTGGAAGTGAAAGCAGGAACGAGCGCGGTCATTCAAGCATTTGACGTCTCAAACAACCAACTGCTCGGATTTTTATATGACTTTACCGTCCAACAAGAAAGCGGCATAGCAAATTATCGTATTCGCACGGTGGTGACAAGTGCAGCAGCTAATTTTTCAACCATTTCCCCTACGCTCGCACCGATTGATTCTTATGCAACCCATCCGCGCGGCGTATGGAAAGGGACAACATTAGAAGCAACATTGCCGACATATACAATCGATGGTGAACCTGTTGCTTACAGTATATCAAACGGAAAAACGGACCATTTACTTTCAGTAGCCAATGCATTAAGCCATCCGAGCGAAACGGTACACAATCCAGGACATTACGGCTTAACATACCGTCTATCGCTTCCGATTCAAAATGAAACAGGGGAAATAAAAACGATTCGCCTTCGTTTTAGCGGTCGCGGCGGGGCTTATTGTGGAGCTGTGAAAATAAACGGGGTTGTTTATCTCATCCCACCGCTCCAACCGATTACCCAATCGGCCTATATCGATTATACTGTTTTCTCAAACCAAGACGTTCTTTCACTTGAACTGATGCATGCAGGCGGAGCCGCTCTGCCGCTTGGGGTTGAAGTTTCGACGGTGAAGTAA
- a CDS encoding transposase: MGRARRIWVPRLFYHIVCRGNRRDPLFKEANDFRAFLHILEQLHENIPFEIASYCFMTNHFHLQLRSQQQSISKVMALVNKRYANYYNTRYGLTGHVFEKRYFSKIIDDDAGMLEVSRYIHLNPVEARMVHLPEHYRWSSFHFYHQSTSLPSFMNIDVLLRYFSGTMNEKKKAYVQFVKEDVVPNCVKEE, from the coding sequence GTGGGTCGAGCAAGGCGGATATGGGTGCCGCGTTTGTTTTATCATATCGTTTGTCGTGGGAATCGGCGTGATCCGTTGTTTAAAGAAGCGAATGATTTTCGTGCGTTTTTGCATATCCTCGAACAGCTTCATGAAAACATTCCGTTTGAAATTGCTTCATATTGTTTTATGACGAATCATTTTCATCTTCAACTTCGCTCGCAACAACAATCCATTTCCAAAGTCATGGCACTGGTTAACAAACGATACGCCAACTATTACAATACACGTTACGGGTTAACTGGTCATGTGTTTGAAAAGCGTTACTTCAGTAAAATCATTGACGATGACGCTGGGATGTTAGAAGTCAGTCGCTATATTCATCTCAACCCTGTCGAGGCACGTATGGTGCATCTTCCCGAACATTATCGCTGGAGTAGTTTCCACTTTTATCACCAATCTACCTCATTGCCTTCGTTTATGAACATTGATGTACTCCTTCGTTACTTTTCTGGAACAATGAATGAAAAAAAGAAAGCATATGTGCAGTTTGTGAAAGAAGATGTTGTACCGAACTGTGTCAAGGAGGAATAA
- a CDS encoding 5'-nucleotidase C-terminal domain-containing protein: MHKMKKWMMLACMFAVAFVLQPQASEASEYVTRGEFVQRLITTLGVDIKSEVKDLPFTDVDPQLAPYVEAAIRLGIANGKTETTFAPNEKITREQAYVFLIRSLQLRHHYATNVFKLYKDGATTKPWAQQSLSAALHLGLLQGYSDKTIRPQQWLTAEQTKAILKRYETNIEKITFIHTNDTHGRIIANEKNGEMGFAKIAKIAQDARKKNKQTLLVDLGDTFHGTTYVNLNSGQAVVDLMNAMKYDAMVPGNHDFNYGQNRLLELKQAAQFPVVSGNIYKDGKPFLPAYTIKQVGNKKIALVGLTATDTAVKTNPAGIVGITFADEEATLKQLVSELKGKVDHIVVLSHSGLQTDEKLANNVSGVDVILGGHSHDTIEAPKKFKYAYVSQAFEYGKALGQTNLLFYKGKLIGVNGFLYRDHATKQEDAAIRSIVDTYKNTTDSTLQQVIATIDVNLDGERANVRTKETNLGNLIADAMRQALQTDVALTNGGGIRASIPKGDVTRNHILTTLPFANTLVKVSMSGADLKKALEHGVRLYPEQNGGFPHVSGIRFTFDATKPAGSRITSVQINGQPLDETKTYTVATNDFIAKGGDGYDMFKSSTIEFDSGELLSTVVMNYLQSNKPIPTVEGRITVVNQ, encoded by the coding sequence ATGCACAAAATGAAAAAATGGATGATGCTTGCTTGTATGTTTGCTGTTGCCTTTGTTCTCCAGCCACAAGCATCGGAAGCAAGCGAATATGTCACGCGCGGGGAGTTTGTGCAACGGCTCATCACAACGCTCGGTGTTGATATCAAAAGCGAAGTGAAAGATCTTCCTTTTACAGACGTTGATCCGCAACTTGCTCCTTACGTCGAAGCAGCCATTCGTCTTGGCATCGCAAACGGAAAGACAGAAACGACATTTGCACCAAACGAAAAAATAACGCGTGAACAAGCGTATGTCTTTCTCATTCGTTCGTTACAGCTTCGCCATCATTACGCAACGAACGTCTTTAAATTGTACAAAGACGGAGCAACAACAAAACCTTGGGCGCAACAATCGCTCTCTGCAGCCCTTCACCTCGGCTTACTTCAAGGATATAGCGACAAAACGATTCGACCGCAACAATGGCTCACAGCTGAACAAACGAAAGCGATTTTAAAACGATACGAAACAAACATTGAAAAAATTACATTCATTCATACAAATGATACACATGGCCGCATTATTGCGAACGAAAAAAACGGCGAAATGGGCTTTGCTAAAATCGCTAAAATTGCCCAAGATGCGCGTAAAAAAAATAAACAAACACTCCTTGTCGATTTAGGGGATACGTTCCACGGCACGACATATGTCAACTTAAATAGTGGACAAGCTGTCGTCGACTTAATGAATGCGATGAAATACGATGCGATGGTTCCGGGCAACCACGATTTCAACTATGGTCAAAATCGTTTGCTTGAGCTAAAGCAAGCCGCTCAATTCCCAGTCGTCAGCGGAAACATTTACAAAGATGGAAAACCATTTTTACCTGCTTATACAATTAAGCAAGTCGGCAATAAAAAAATTGCCCTTGTCGGTTTAACTGCGACAGACACAGCAGTCAAAACGAACCCTGCTGGCATCGTCGGCATTACATTCGCTGATGAAGAAGCGACGTTAAAACAACTTGTAAGTGAATTAAAAGGAAAAGTCGACCATATTGTCGTCCTATCACACTCTGGTTTACAAACAGATGAAAAACTGGCAAACAACGTATCGGGTGTCGATGTCATTCTCGGCGGTCATAGCCACGATACGATTGAAGCACCAAAAAAGTTTAAATACGCATACGTTTCGCAAGCGTTCGAATACGGAAAAGCGCTCGGACAAACAAATTTATTGTTTTATAAAGGTAAGCTAATCGGCGTCAACGGTTTCTTATATCGCGATCATGCGACAAAACAAGAGGATGCTGCGATCCGCTCCATCGTAGACACGTACAAAAATACGACGGATTCCACATTGCAACAAGTAATCGCAACAATCGACGTCAACTTAGACGGCGAGCGTGCAAACGTACGCACAAAAGAGACGAACCTTGGTAACCTTATCGCCGATGCGATGCGCCAAGCGCTTCAAACGGATGTCGCTCTAACGAACGGCGGCGGCATTCGCGCTTCCATTCCGAAAGGCGATGTGACGCGCAATCACATTTTAACAACGTTGCCGTTTGCAAACACACTTGTGAAAGTATCAATGAGCGGCGCCGATTTGAAAAAAGCACTTGAACATGGTGTTCGCCTGTACCCAGAACAAAACGGCGGCTTCCCGCACGTCTCAGGCATTCGCTTTACATTCGATGCCACGAAACCAGCCGGATCGCGCATTACATCCGTTCAAATTAACGGACAGCCGCTTGATGAAACGAAAACATATACTGTCGCAACAAATGACTTTATCGCCAAAGGCGGCGACGGTTACGATATGTTCAAATCAAGCACGATTGAGTTCGATAGCGGCGAGCTGCTAAGCACCGTTGTTATGAACTACTTGCAATCGAACAAGCCGATCCCAACTGTTGAAGGAAGAATAACAGTCGTGAATCAATAA
- a CDS encoding YifB family Mg chelatase-like AAA ATPase, with the protein MKVCSIGLRGMEGYRVQVEVKELPGMPSVVIVGLPDTSVKEAKERVIAALHAFGCDVMNQKLVIHLSPPERKKQSPMFDLAMAIGILKVKGKLEQPIPSHIAFLGSLSLDGTIQSVDGMLPAILAAKKLGFQQVYAPYDPTFPFQYLQHIDCVFVQTLDQVMQCLQGQPVLFSMNHLPSAVDPPQKTHRDFEHIIGHDYAKYALEVSAAGEHNVLMIGPPGCGKSLLAETFPTILPRLSDEAQLEVLSLYQLAGETKNDSSPPFRHPHHSTSSIALIGGGTQPKPGEVSLAHRGVLFLDEMAEFTKKTLDMLRQPLETGNVTISRVSSTVTYPAHFILIGAMNPCPCGYFGSKKRYCICSPKQIHAYRQRVSGPIYDRIDILLSLEAVDLTQKSKQVDCSETIRRRVEAARFRQFERYGEEITNGRVPMDVLLAKSPLTKGQQQMLQHWAAMNDWSNRVQTKIVRLARTIADLAEAENITDEALWKAMAFRRIKEGRQERNMKEGC; encoded by the coding sequence ATGAAAGTTTGTAGCATTGGCTTACGCGGGATGGAAGGATACCGTGTGCAAGTGGAAGTGAAAGAACTGCCGGGAATGCCTTCAGTTGTGATTGTCGGATTGCCCGATACATCGGTAAAAGAAGCAAAGGAACGAGTCATTGCGGCATTGCATGCGTTTGGATGTGATGTCATGAATCAAAAACTTGTCATCCATCTGTCGCCGCCCGAGCGAAAAAAACAAAGCCCGATGTTTGATTTAGCAATGGCGATTGGTATTTTAAAAGTAAAAGGAAAACTCGAACAACCAATTCCGTCACATATCGCATTTTTAGGCTCATTGTCATTAGACGGAACGATTCAGTCAGTAGATGGCATGTTGCCAGCTATTTTAGCTGCCAAAAAACTCGGCTTTCAACAAGTATATGCCCCATATGATCCGACATTTCCCTTTCAATACCTGCAGCATATCGATTGTGTTTTTGTTCAAACATTAGATCAAGTAATGCAATGTTTACAAGGTCAACCAGTATTATTTTCGATGAATCATCTCCCTTCAGCTGTCGATCCACCTCAAAAAACTCATCGTGATTTTGAACATATCATCGGACATGACTACGCCAAGTATGCACTTGAAGTTTCTGCTGCAGGAGAACATAACGTGTTAATGATCGGACCACCAGGGTGTGGGAAAAGCCTGTTAGCCGAAACGTTTCCAACGATTTTACCGCGCCTTTCCGATGAAGCGCAGTTGGAAGTACTTAGTTTATACCAACTCGCAGGAGAAACGAAAAACGATTCCTCTCCACCGTTTCGTCATCCCCATCATTCAACATCTTCTATAGCATTGATTGGAGGGGGGACGCAGCCGAAACCAGGGGAAGTTTCGCTTGCCCATCGTGGGGTATTATTTCTTGATGAAATGGCAGAGTTTACGAAAAAGACGTTGGACATGCTTCGACAACCGCTAGAAACAGGCAACGTTACGATTAGCCGCGTTTCGTCGACGGTGACGTATCCAGCACATTTTATTTTGATCGGGGCGATGAATCCATGCCCATGCGGCTATTTCGGTTCGAAAAAACGCTATTGCATATGTAGCCCAAAACAGATCCACGCCTATCGTCAACGCGTCTCCGGACCGATTTACGACCGCATCGATATATTGTTATCGTTAGAAGCAGTGGATTTGACTCAAAAATCAAAGCAAGTAGACTGTTCGGAAACGATTCGTCGCCGTGTGGAAGCTGCGCGTTTCCGGCAATTCGAACGATATGGAGAGGAAATAACAAACGGCCGTGTGCCGATGGACGTGCTGCTTGCGAAAAGTCCGCTAACGAAAGGGCAACAACAAATGCTTCAACATTGGGCGGCTATGAATGACTGGAGCAACCGCGTGCAAACAAAAATCGTTCGCCTTGCTCGCACCATTGCCGATTTAGCAGAAGCGGAAAACATCACCGATGAAGCATTATGGAAGGCGATGGCGTTTCGGAGAATAAAAGAAGGACGTCAAGAAAGGAATATGAAGGAAGGATGTTGA
- a CDS encoding helix-turn-helix domain-containing protein, with translation MSDFFKKYAAIRGEQHVQKLQLEGTIASQIKTRRKQLNMSQQELADRIGVPKSTIGRIEAGLTSPRVETLFKISQALNTPFIIDGTSRQDHNLHVQV, from the coding sequence ATGAGTGATTTTTTTAAGAAATATGCAGCCATTCGAGGCGAGCAGCATGTTCAAAAACTTCAATTAGAGGGAACTATAGCTTCACAGATCAAAACAAGACGGAAGCAGCTGAATATGTCTCAACAGGAACTTGCAGACCGTATTGGAGTTCCAAAATCCACGATTGGGAGAATTGAAGCGGGGCTTACAAGCCCTAGAGTAGAGACACTTTTTAAAATCTCGCAGGCATTGAATACCCCTTTCATCATTGATGGTACAAGTAGACAGGATCATAACTTGCATGTTCAAGTTTAG
- a CDS encoding putative toxin-antitoxin system toxin component, PIN family — translation MKRNNIKAVLDTNIFIAAWFEESTECEKILELVKNRKIRLLFAQDTIGELIYLVKNFARYNIDDVSERILLLKWIVELFYYSLSINTMNVQIEKSNDEHDDMFLKCAIAGNADYLITDDMNHGLHEREFDFLKVYTSKDFVKQYEEEHGDIKLQSS, via the coding sequence ATGAAAAGAAATAACATTAAAGCAGTTCTTGATACAAATATTTTTATTGCAGCTTGGTTTGAAGAATCTACAGAATGTGAAAAAATACTTGAATTAGTAAAAAACCGGAAAATAAGACTTCTATTCGCTCAGGACACTATTGGTGAATTGATTTATTTGGTTAAAAATTTTGCTCGTTATAATATCGATGATGTGTCTGAAAGAATTTTATTGTTGAAATGGATTGTGGAACTTTTTTATTATTCATTATCGATTAATACCATGAATGTTCAAATTGAAAAATCTAATGATGAACATGATGATATGTTTTTAAAATGTGCTATTGCAGGTAATGCGGATTATTTAATAACAGATGATATGAACCATGGTCTACATGAAAGAGAATTTGATTTTTTAAAGGTATATACATCAAAAGATTTTGTAAAACAATATGAAGAAGAACATGGGGATATAAAATTACAGTCGTCTTAA
- a CDS encoding JAB domain-containing protein, with amino-acid sequence MTSAKRVNIVSLKLVPEGSVLYRERSVQSPKDAYELLKAFLVDADREVFVVVCLDTKNQPTAIHVCHVGSLNASIVHPGEVFKSAILANAASILVAHNHPSTDPTKSREDIDVTRRLVEAGRIVGIELLDHVIVGEERFVSLKEKGYV; translated from the coding sequence ATGACATCGGCAAAGCGCGTGAATATTGTGAGTTTGAAGCTCGTTCCGGAGGGGAGTGTGCTGTACAGGGAGCGGAGCGTTCAGTCGCCAAAGGATGCGTATGAGCTGTTGAAGGCGTTTTTGGTGGATGCGGATCGGGAGGTGTTTGTCGTCGTTTGTTTGGACACGAAAAATCAACCGACAGCGATTCACGTTTGCCACGTTGGGAGTTTGAATGCAAGCATCGTTCATCCAGGAGAGGTGTTCAAGTCGGCGATTTTGGCGAATGCCGCGTCGATTTTAGTCGCACACAATCATCCATCGACCGACCCGACAAAGTCAAGGGAAGACATTGATGTGACGAGAAGGCTTGTGGAAGCAGGGAGAATTGTCGGGATTGAGTTATTGGATCATGTTATCGTTGGCGAGGAACGGTTTGTGTCGTTGAAAGAAAAAGGGTATGTGTGA
- a CDS encoding S-layer homology domain-containing protein, whose translation MIFATPVPTTFVGNKAVIKSLTNSTYVVVEGTHTFGDIKQHWAKGYIETLAAKQLVKGMTETAYRPNEQMTRAPVCCVACTCISIAT comes from the coding sequence ATGATTTTCGCTACACCTGTACCGACCACATTTGTTGGCAACAAAGCGGTCATCAAGTCATTGACGAACTCGACATACGTCGTCGTTGAAGGAACACATACATTTGGCGACATCAAGCAACATTGGGCGAAAGGATATATCGAAACATTGGCAGCTAAACAGCTTGTGAAAGGTATGACAGAAACAGCATACCGACCAAATGAGCAGATGACACGTGCCCCAGTTTGCTGTGTTGCTTGTACGTGCATTAGCATTGCCACATGA